One window from the genome of Rariglobus hedericola encodes:
- a CDS encoding helix-turn-helix transcriptional regulator, protein MDKIGTHSADALLSKQVSETRYFFLNLGAKKAGKDIAVTLGGRERCNLDYEIHRSFYSYYGLEYVAEGAGEATLDGVRYELRPGSLFSYAPSTRCEMATDPQKPMLKYFICFTGANAGPRLKRAGVAAGVGITLAGHAEIRSVLEDLVKEGQRSGSLADKICAHLLEVLLLKIEDSATSAAQGDPALENFHRCKSLIDAQADKLLTLQEIATAAGLEESSICRLFRRYHDTSPYQYLLRRKMNLAAAFLVKGGGMVKEAAQRVGFTDPYHFSRRFKAVHGVAPKMLLKHASKTK, encoded by the coding sequence ATGGATAAAATCGGCACCCATTCAGCGGACGCGTTACTCTCAAAACAGGTATCTGAAACGCGTTATTTTTTCCTCAACCTTGGCGCCAAAAAAGCAGGCAAGGACATCGCAGTGACATTGGGCGGCAGGGAACGATGTAACTTGGATTACGAAATCCATCGTTCGTTTTACTCGTATTACGGGTTGGAATACGTGGCCGAAGGAGCAGGGGAGGCGACGCTCGACGGGGTCCGTTACGAGCTCCGGCCTGGCAGTCTTTTTTCTTATGCGCCATCAACCCGTTGCGAGATGGCGACCGATCCGCAGAAGCCGATGTTGAAATACTTTATCTGCTTCACCGGAGCGAATGCCGGGCCGCGACTTAAGCGTGCGGGCGTGGCGGCGGGCGTTGGAATCACCTTGGCGGGACATGCGGAGATCCGCAGCGTGCTTGAGGATCTCGTGAAGGAGGGGCAGCGGAGTGGCTCGTTGGCAGACAAAATCTGCGCGCATCTGCTGGAGGTGCTTTTATTGAAGATCGAAGATTCGGCGACCTCTGCTGCGCAAGGCGATCCGGCCTTGGAGAATTTCCATCGCTGCAAATCGCTGATCGATGCACAGGCGGATAAATTGCTCACGTTGCAGGAAATTGCCACGGCGGCGGGCTTGGAGGAATCGAGTATCTGCCGGTTGTTTCGCCGCTATCACGATACGAGTCCGTATCAGTATTTACTTCGGCGAAAAATGAATCTGGCCGCGGCGTTTTTGGTTAAAGGTGGCGGGATGGTGAAAGAGGCTGCGCAACGTGTGGGATTTACTGATCCCTATCATTTTTCGCGACGCTTCAAAGCTGTGCACGGCGTAGCTCCGAAGATGCTTTTGAAGCACGCGAGCAAGACCAAGTAA
- a CDS encoding DUF2851 family protein, whose protein sequence is MAEVQGLYGTFSFPERLLQKIWQRGDFDLTATRLSDGRAIKILYAGKWNHLGGPDFSAARLSIDGRELTGDVELHLHARDWVAHGHAGDPAYGNVVLHVVLFPCAELETNGVGGRKIPVLCLLPLLHHGLEEYAAEEAMEHLAGRPLHQAQEVLGALSNEELNTLLSAHAKQRWTGKVHFAGERIKRLGWEGACHHAALEVLGYRFNRAPMLSVATLYPLVEWTEGRVDPARVFEEMADRWSVQGVRPLNHPRLRLRQYAEWCTLRPDWVVRLREDAGLRDMAAASTSSASINTGEWRRTVRLTAQRLRVQDQVCGGVVSGSRLDNLVCDGFLPLLAAQTGLNFQPVWAGWYAGDAPEALAGVLQALGVFGARGQPAAQGPIQGLLGWMLAREGELRGA, encoded by the coding sequence GTGGCCGAGGTGCAGGGACTCTACGGGACGTTTTCCTTTCCCGAGCGTCTGCTGCAAAAAATCTGGCAACGCGGGGACTTTGACCTGACGGCAACGCGGTTGTCCGACGGACGCGCGATCAAGATTCTGTATGCGGGCAAGTGGAACCACCTGGGCGGGCCGGATTTTTCCGCAGCACGCCTGAGCATTGATGGACGCGAGCTGACCGGCGACGTTGAGCTCCATCTTCATGCGCGTGATTGGGTGGCGCATGGCCATGCCGGTGATCCGGCTTACGGCAACGTGGTGCTGCACGTCGTATTGTTTCCCTGCGCCGAACTGGAAACGAACGGAGTCGGCGGACGGAAGATCCCGGTATTATGCCTGCTGCCTTTATTGCATCATGGCCTTGAGGAATATGCAGCGGAGGAGGCAATGGAGCATCTGGCCGGTCGCCCGCTGCATCAGGCGCAGGAAGTTCTCGGTGCTTTGAGTAATGAGGAATTGAATACGCTCCTTTCCGCCCACGCGAAACAGCGTTGGACGGGAAAGGTTCATTTTGCCGGCGAACGCATCAAGCGACTGGGATGGGAAGGCGCCTGTCATCATGCCGCGCTGGAGGTTCTTGGATATCGATTCAATCGCGCCCCGATGTTGTCAGTGGCGACGCTTTATCCGCTGGTGGAGTGGACGGAAGGTCGTGTGGATCCCGCGCGGGTTTTCGAAGAGATGGCTGATCGTTGGAGCGTGCAAGGCGTGCGACCGCTTAACCACCCGAGGCTCCGGCTCAGGCAATACGCCGAGTGGTGCACGCTGCGGCCGGATTGGGTTGTGCGCCTGCGTGAAGATGCCGGCCTGCGGGATATGGCGGCCGCATCGACCTCCTCAGCATCCATTAACACGGGGGAATGGCGGCGGACGGTGCGGCTGACGGCTCAACGCCTGCGGGTGCAGGATCAGGTGTGCGGAGGCGTGGTGAGCGGAAGCCGGCTGGATAATCTCGTGTGTGATGGGTTCCTGCCGTTGCTCGCGGCGCAAACGGGACTTAATTTTCAGCCGGTGTGGGCAGGGTGGTATGCAGGCGACGCACCGGAAGCGTTGGCCGGCGTTTTGCAGGCGTTAGGCGTATTCGGCGCGCGGGGACAGCCGGCCGCGCAAGGTCCGATTCAGGGATTGTTGGGTTGGATGCTGGCAAGGGAAGGGGAGCTGCGCGGCGCGTGA
- the nusA gene encoding transcription termination factor NusA: MSSEILSVLEYMEKEKGIGRADMISAIVNAIKTAALKGVSAGQELKIEINPKNGQLHAWTLLRVVDSVSDPRTEIHVEKAQAFTPGVLLGEFVEKELDPSTLGRIAAQTARQAVMQKLRQFEKDRIYDDFKDTVGNIVTGTVRRKERNDIFIDLGKAEAVLPGKEQVPGEEYQPGDRIRCLLLSIDSTPRGPELMLTRASPKFVRRLFEVEVGEIADGTVKIEAFAREPGYRTKIAVTSTDPKVDPVGACVGARGARVKTIVRELNGEKIDIINYFADPKQMVIEALKPAAPREIILDEKTHRILLKVATEDLAIAIGRKGQNARLTSRLIGWRLDIEEFHAVSTDPRTVAVDVLVKTFGLDADLAGRLVAIGINSPAAFEGVGADDLVDAGFTSDEAASIISSVGGAQ; this comes from the coding sequence ATGAGCAGCGAAATTCTTTCAGTTCTCGAATACATGGAGAAAGAGAAGGGCATTGGCCGGGCCGACATGATCTCGGCTATCGTCAATGCTATTAAAACCGCTGCGCTCAAGGGAGTTAGCGCCGGTCAGGAACTTAAGATCGAGATCAACCCCAAGAACGGCCAGCTCCACGCGTGGACGCTCCTCAGGGTGGTTGATTCCGTGAGCGATCCGCGCACGGAAATCCATGTCGAAAAGGCCCAGGCCTTTACGCCCGGCGTGCTGTTGGGTGAGTTCGTCGAGAAGGAGTTGGATCCGTCCACGCTCGGCCGTATCGCCGCGCAAACCGCCCGCCAGGCGGTGATGCAGAAGCTTCGCCAGTTCGAAAAAGACCGCATTTACGACGACTTCAAGGACACCGTCGGCAACATCGTTACCGGCACCGTGCGTCGCAAAGAGCGCAACGACATCTTCATCGATCTCGGCAAGGCCGAGGCCGTGTTGCCCGGCAAAGAACAGGTCCCCGGCGAAGAATACCAGCCCGGCGACCGCATCCGTTGCTTGCTGCTCTCTATCGACAGCACGCCCCGCGGTCCCGAGCTCATGCTCACCCGTGCCAGCCCGAAATTTGTCCGCCGCTTGTTTGAGGTTGAGGTCGGCGAGATCGCCGATGGCACCGTCAAGATAGAGGCGTTTGCCCGTGAGCCCGGCTACCGCACCAAGATCGCCGTCACCAGCACCGACCCCAAGGTTGATCCGGTCGGCGCTTGCGTCGGTGCCCGTGGCGCCCGCGTGAAGACCATCGTTCGCGAGCTCAACGGCGAGAAGATCGATATCATCAACTATTTCGCCGACCCAAAGCAGATGGTGATCGAGGCGCTCAAGCCGGCCGCTCCCCGGGAGATCATCCTCGATGAGAAGACTCACCGCATCCTGCTCAAGGTTGCCACCGAGGATCTCGCCATCGCGATCGGTCGCAAGGGCCAGAACGCGCGTCTCACTTCACGCCTGATCGGCTGGCGCCTCGACATCGAGGAGTTCCACGCCGTCTCCACCGATCCGCGCACGGTCGCCGTTGATGTCCTCGTCAAGACCTTCGGTCTCGATGCTGATCTCGCCGGTCGTCTGGTGGCCATCGGCATCAATTCGCCTGCCGCCTTCGAGGGCGTCGGTGCGGATGACCTTGTTGATGCGGGTTTCACCTCCGACGAGGCCGCCAGCATCATTTCCAGCGTCGGCGGCGCCCAATAA
- a CDS encoding NYN domain-containing protein: MRNSRESRDSGIAPQSSSGSVQSVAFEKHLLVDAANMLHAWPELRALLKRDRDAARSQLVQRLGAVHDAESVRVTVVIDGRGREIVIEHPSKQDTLTVIYTPSSLTADDVIEQMVGRSPDPATCEVATGDQAERSTIEALGSVWVPPADLLARIERAEQRLSSKVAGLNRSNAREWGTRSS; encoded by the coding sequence GTGCGTAACTCGCGTGAATCCCGCGACTCCGGCATTGCTCCGCAGTCGTCGTCGGGCAGCGTCCAGTCCGTGGCGTTTGAGAAACATCTATTGGTGGATGCGGCCAACATGCTTCATGCGTGGCCCGAATTGCGTGCGTTGCTAAAGCGTGATCGCGATGCCGCGCGCTCCCAGCTGGTTCAACGGCTCGGAGCCGTGCACGACGCGGAGTCGGTGCGCGTCACCGTGGTGATTGACGGTCGCGGGCGCGAAATCGTGATTGAGCATCCCTCGAAGCAGGACACGTTGACGGTAATTTATACGCCTTCCTCACTCACGGCCGACGACGTGATTGAACAAATGGTCGGCCGCTCTCCAGATCCGGCGACCTGTGAAGTGGCTACGGGCGATCAGGCGGAGCGCAGCACCATCGAAGCCCTGGGCTCGGTGTGGGTGCCGCCAGCGGATTTGTTGGCACGCATCGAACGCGCCGAACAACGGCTGTCATCAAAAGTGGCGGGGCTTAATCGCTCGAACGCCCGTGAGTGGGGGACTCGTTCCTCATGA
- the infB gene encoding translation initiation factor IF-2: MSIRIHELAKRHNMEAKDMLALLKERGFVSADTKSVSSTLNKIYEEEIEKEFAAKAAAEAPAPAAVEVAPEPAPLKVPSVKSAEDVVREKEEAKAALAAPVISAPAPVSAPKPTPVVSAPAPVSAPRPISAPQPLPPRSVSAPAPVPAISRPAPVSAPVRPPAPVPGIASAPRPAPVLPPPVSRPAAVSAPAPVSAPRATLPIPGAPKPPPAIVSAPGNPAMPATPPAQTATITTEGDIKVIHLKPPIIVRDFATALGMKPFKLISELMEMGIFASMNQAIDEPVAIKVGEKHGFQLEIKHRGEAAQQIQQSAKEKAKVKEQAAAEAEVQNLAMRPPVVCILGHVDHGKTSLLDAIRKADVAAGEAGGITQHIGAYQIEHSERKITFLDTPGHAAFTKMRARGADVTDIAVLVVAADDGFMPQTDEALKHAQNAGVTLMVAINKMDVKGANIERVKQQMQERNIAPEDWGGETVTVPVSALKGTGITDLLDMILLQADVLELKANAKTEASGIIIESQIEVGRGPLATVIVQRGTLRVGDSIVCGPNWAKVRAMFDDQGKNIKEAPPSTPVRVIGWSGAPDSGAEFKSVKNAREAENLAEEAEHLIRKNTGTTDAAPKEVSVESLFANIAATQAKTLKLIIKTDVFGSTEAVRNVLENIKSSKVSLEIVSVEVGLVSKTDILLASAAGAVVIGFNTKLENGVTPVAKHHGVRIETYGIIYELADKVRDMMADMLDPDLKENKTGAAEVRATFPLAKGFVAGCLVTEGKITRNGSARLRRKKEIVFEGKVSTLKRFKDDANEVRAGIECGIKLGDFNGYEIGDVIECYEIQKVRASL; the protein is encoded by the coding sequence ATGAGCATCCGCATTCACGAACTCGCCAAACGTCATAACATGGAGGCCAAGGACATGTTGGCCTTGCTGAAGGAGCGCGGCTTCGTTTCTGCGGACACCAAATCAGTCTCGAGCACGCTCAATAAGATCTACGAGGAAGAGATCGAGAAGGAGTTTGCCGCCAAGGCCGCTGCCGAGGCACCCGCGCCGGCCGCCGTCGAGGTTGCTCCCGAGCCCGCGCCGCTCAAAGTCCCCAGCGTAAAAAGTGCCGAGGACGTGGTGCGCGAAAAAGAAGAGGCCAAGGCCGCTCTTGCCGCCCCGGTTATTTCAGCACCCGCTCCGGTTTCCGCACCGAAGCCCACACCGGTCGTTTCGGCTCCCGCCCCCGTGTCCGCGCCGCGTCCGATCTCCGCGCCGCAACCACTGCCGCCGCGCTCCGTTTCTGCGCCCGCGCCGGTTCCTGCCATTTCCCGTCCCGCGCCCGTGTCGGCTCCCGTGCGTCCGCCGGCACCTGTGCCCGGCATCGCCTCGGCACCGCGTCCGGCTCCGGTCCTGCCACCTCCGGTTTCCCGTCCGGCCGCGGTCTCCGCGCCCGCTCCGGTTTCCGCTCCGCGCGCCACGCTGCCGATCCCCGGTGCGCCCAAGCCGCCTCCGGCCATCGTCTCCGCCCCCGGCAATCCCGCCATGCCGGCGACTCCTCCGGCCCAGACCGCCACGATCACCACCGAAGGCGACATCAAGGTGATTCACTTGAAGCCTCCGATCATCGTTCGCGACTTCGCGACCGCGCTCGGAATGAAGCCGTTCAAGCTCATCTCCGAACTCATGGAGATGGGTATTTTCGCGTCGATGAACCAGGCGATCGACGAACCTGTTGCCATCAAGGTGGGCGAGAAGCATGGCTTCCAGCTCGAGATCAAGCATCGCGGTGAGGCCGCCCAGCAGATCCAGCAATCCGCCAAGGAAAAGGCCAAGGTCAAGGAACAGGCCGCCGCTGAAGCCGAGGTTCAAAACCTCGCGATGCGTCCGCCGGTTGTTTGTATTCTCGGCCACGTTGACCACGGTAAAACCTCGTTGCTCGACGCCATCCGCAAGGCCGATGTCGCCGCCGGTGAGGCCGGTGGTATCACCCAGCACATCGGTGCTTATCAGATCGAACACTCCGAGCGTAAGATCACCTTCCTCGACACGCCCGGCCACGCCGCCTTCACCAAGATGCGCGCCCGTGGTGCCGATGTCACCGACATCGCCGTTCTCGTGGTGGCGGCCGACGACGGCTTTATGCCGCAGACCGACGAAGCTCTGAAGCACGCCCAGAATGCCGGCGTCACGCTCATGGTTGCCATCAACAAGATGGACGTGAAGGGCGCCAACATCGAGCGCGTCAAGCAGCAGATGCAGGAGCGCAACATCGCCCCTGAAGACTGGGGTGGCGAAACCGTCACCGTGCCCGTTTCCGCCCTCAAGGGCACCGGCATCACCGATCTCCTCGACATGATCCTGCTTCAAGCCGACGTGCTTGAGCTCAAGGCCAACGCCAAGACCGAGGCCTCCGGTATCATCATCGAATCGCAGATCGAAGTCGGTCGTGGGCCTCTCGCCACCGTCATCGTTCAACGCGGCACCCTTCGTGTCGGCGACTCGATCGTCTGCGGCCCGAATTGGGCCAAGGTTCGCGCGATGTTCGACGATCAGGGCAAGAACATCAAAGAGGCTCCTCCGTCCACGCCCGTGCGCGTCATCGGCTGGTCCGGCGCGCCTGACAGCGGCGCTGAGTTCAAGTCCGTCAAGAATGCCCGCGAAGCTGAAAACCTCGCCGAAGAGGCCGAGCATCTCATCCGCAAGAACACCGGCACCACCGATGCCGCGCCGAAGGAAGTCTCGGTTGAGAGCCTTTTCGCGAACATCGCCGCGACCCAGGCCAAGACGCTCAAACTCATCATCAAGACCGACGTGTTCGGCTCGACCGAGGCCGTGCGCAACGTTCTCGAAAACATCAAGAGCTCCAAGGTTTCGCTGGAAATCGTTTCCGTGGAAGTAGGTCTCGTTTCCAAGACCGACATCCTTTTGGCCAGCGCCGCCGGTGCAGTCGTGATCGGTTTCAACACCAAGCTCGAAAACGGCGTCACCCCCGTCGCCAAACACCACGGTGTCCGAATCGAGACCTACGGCATCATCTACGAGCTGGCCGACAAGGTCCGCGACATGATGGCCGACATGCTCGATCCCGACCTCAAGGAGAACAAGACCGGCGCCGCCGAAGTGCGCGCGACGTTCCCGCTCGCCAAGGGTTTTGTGGCCGGCTGCTTGGTCACCGAAGGCAAGATCACCCGCAACGGTTCCGCCCGTCTCCGCCGCAAGAAGGAGATCGTTTTCGAAGGCAAGGTCAGCACGCTCAAGCGTTTCAAGGACGATGCCAACGAGGTCCGCGCCGGCATCGAGTGCGGTATCAAGCTCGGCGACTTCAACGGTTACGAAATCGGTGACGTCATTGAGTGCTACGAAATCCAAAAGGTTCGCGCTTCGCTCTGA